GCCTTCATCCTGAATGGGAACTAAATTCTTAGGAACCATGGTGACCTTAGCAGAAATAATTTCAATGCCAGCTTTCTCTAAGGCAGATTTAATGGTCTCAAAGTCTGTCGGGCTTGTGATGACCTCAATTTCACTCTCATACTCCTTAGTATCTTCAGCCCCATTTTCAATGGCAATCTCTAATACTTTTTCTTCCTCTTTTTTGGGAACAACAATCAACCCCTTTTGCTCAAAGATCCAGGCAACTGCCCCTGGCTCAGCTAAATTTCCCCCAAATTTACTAAAAAGATGCCTGATATCCGAGACAGTTCTTTTACGGTTATCTGTAATAGCATTGATTAAGACCGCAACCCCTCCTGGACCATATCCCTCAAAGACAACTTCTTCAAATTGAGTACCTTCCTCTTGACCAAGGGCCTTTTTTATAGCCCTTTCAATATTTTCTTTGGGCATATTAACTGCCCGGGCAGACTGAATAGCAGTCCTTAAGCGAGGATTCATTTCAGGGTCTCCGCTTCCCCCCTGTCTTACGGCAATTACAATTTCCCGGACAATTTTAGTAAAGACCTGGCCTCTTTTGGCATCCTGGGCAGCTTTTTTTCTCTTAATTTGTGCCCAATGAGAATGTCCAGCCATAAAATCTAACCCCTTGGAAAAACTTTTTCTAAAATATAATTAATTTTCCAGGGTTTGCAAGCCTGCATAAGTTTTTATTCTTTCAAGGTGCATAGGTTCATATCCTTAGAAGAAAAAGAAAGGGTGGTAAAAAAGCCCCATGTAGGGGTCTAAAATTTTAAACCTCTACTT
This window of the Caldimicrobium thiodismutans genome carries:
- a CDS encoding YebC/PmpR family DNA-binding transcriptional regulator; amino-acid sequence: MAGHSHWAQIKRKKAAQDAKRGQVFTKIVREIVIAVRQGGSGDPEMNPRLRTAIQSARAVNMPKENIERAIKKALGQEEGTQFEEVVFEGYGPGGVAVLINAITDNRKRTVSDIRHLFSKFGGNLAEPGAVAWIFEQKGLIVVPKKEEEKVLEIAIENGAEDTKEYESEIEVITSPTDFETIKSALEKAGIEIISAKVTMVPKNLVPIQDEGTAQSLLKLMESLEDLDDVQQVFANFDIPENIMEALNR